In one window of Leptidea sinapis chromosome 9, ilLepSina1.1, whole genome shotgun sequence DNA:
- the LOC126965909 gene encoding zinc transporter 7 — MLPLIQKDTRASRGRLTGLKEKLNNWFRLIYSDKNSRNLFMFLLLNLSFAFVELFYGVWTNSLGLISDAFHMFFDCTGLVAGLAASLISKWRANERYSYGYARAEVLAGFVNGLFLLFIAFFIMSEAVERAIEPPEVKHERLLLVSILGFLVNLVGIYAFHHGHGHGHGGHGHSHGGHGHSHGGHGHSHDESEAPTGAGSAIMRGVFLHVLADTLGSVGVIISAILMRMFGWMRADPICSLAIALLIAASVIPLVRDSAGVLMQRTPSSIERALPNLFSRVVGLAGVHSVQEPHFWTLCSDVHVGAIKLEVAREVDPRYVTEQAARIFREAGVKHLTVQLDYSLL, encoded by the exons atgttaCCATTAATACAAAAGGACACGCGGGCCTCCCGTGGCCGTCTTACCGGGCTCAAAGAGAAATTGAACAACTGGTTTCGATTAATTTACTCTGACAAAAAttcaagaaatttatttatgtttctattattaaatttatcatttgCATTCGTTGAGTTATTTTATGGTGTTTGGACAAATAGTTTGG GTTTAATCTCAGATGCATTCCACATGTTCTTCGATTGTACCGGACTGGTTGCCGGCTTAGCAGCATCATTGATATCAAAATGGAGAGCAAATGAGCGCTACTCATATGGCTATGCAAGGGCTGAGGTTCTAGCTGGCTTTGTTAatggattatttttattatttattgcatttttcaTCATGAGTGAAGCAGTAGAGAGAGCTATTGAACCACCAGAG GTAAAACACGAGCGATTACTTCTAGTATCAATATTGGGCTTTCTGGTGAACCTTGTTGGAATATACGCGTTCCATCACGGTCACGGGCATGGGCACGGTGGCCACGGGCACTCGCACGGTGGCCACGGTCACTCACACGGCGGCCACGGTCATTCGCACGACGAGAGTGAAGCGCCCACGGGCGCCGGTTCGGCGATCATGCGGGGAGTGTTCCTGCACGTGCTAGCCGATACACTTGGCTCGGTAGGAGTCATTATCTCTGCCATTTTGATGAGGATGTTCGGTTGGATGCGGGCTGACCCCATCTGTTCGCTCGCCATAGCGCTGCTGATCGCGGCAAGTGTGATACCCCTAGTGCGCGACTCTGCGGGTGTGCTAATGCAACGGACTCCATCGTCCATAGAGCGCGCACTGCCGAACCTGTTCAGCCGCGTGGTTGGGCTCGCCGGAGTGCACTCGGTTCAGGAGCCTCACTTCTGGACGCTGTGCAGTGACGTTCACGTCGGTGCGATAAAGTTGGAAGTGGCCAGGGAGGTGGACCCCAGATATGTTACCGAGCAGGCGGCCAGGATATTCCGCGAGGCCGGTGTCAAGCATTTAACTGTGCAACTAGATTATTCCCTACTTTGA